A region from the Mauremys reevesii isolate NIE-2019 unplaced genomic scaffold, ASM1616193v1 Contig34, whole genome shotgun sequence genome encodes:
- the LOC120393841 gene encoding zinc finger protein 135-like isoform X2 gives MQLGNYPRKKLDESIQGGGGWKDPKETTVQQTSHNEEKPYKCLDCGKSFRFSANLLKHWRTHTGEKSYECLDCGKSFSEKSNFIIHRRLHTGERPYKYLESGRSFSQRSLLLAHQRLHTGERPYRCLECGKSFSLKSTLNRHQKTHTGEKPHKCLDCEKTFSQRSNLIKHRGIHTAERPYKCLDCGKTFGQSSYLVKHRRIHTGERPYKCLECGKNFIRHSNLTKHRRIHTGDKPYECNDCGKSFIERTKLTRHQAIHTGEKPHKCLDCGKTFSQKSQLLIHGRLHTGERPYKCLECGRSFSQSSNLVTHQRTHTGERPNICLECGKRFKHSSSLINHRRIHTGERPYKCLECGKSFMESSSLTKHGRIHTGERPHKCLECGKGFIESSSLTKHGRIHTGERPYKCLECGKSFSLKSTLNSHQKTHAEEKPHKCLECGNTFARHSSLIKHGRIHMGERPYKCFDCGESFNKSSALTKHQRIHKGERP, from the coding sequence ATGCAGCTGGGAAACTATCCCAGGAAGAAACTGGACGAATCCATTCAAGGTGGCGGAGGATGGAAGGATCCCAAGGAAACCACAGTCCAGCAGACAAGTCACAATGAAGAGAAACCCTACAAATGccttgactgtgggaaaagtttccgtTTCAGTGCAAACCTGCTTaaacattggagaacccacacaggagagaagtcctacgaatgcttggactgtgggaaaagcttcagcgaGAAGTCAAACTTTATTATACATCGGAGAttgcacacaggagagagaccgtaTAAATACCTGGAGTCCGGGAGAAGTTTTAGTCAGAGGTCACTCCTTCTTGCACATCAGAGactgcacacaggagagagaccctatagatgccttgagtgtgggaaaagtttcagtttgaAATCAACCCTTAATAGACATCAGAAAAcacacacgggagagaaaccgcATAAATGCCTGGACTGTGAGAAAactttcagtcagcgctcaaaccttattaaacatagGGGAATCCACACAGCAGAAAGACCATATAAATGCTTGGATTGTGGGAAAACATTCGGTCAAAGCTCGTACCTTGTtaaacatcggagaatccacacaggagagagaccgtataaatgccttgagtgtgggaaaaatttCATTCGTCACTCAAACCTCACTaaacacaggagaatccacacgggcgaCAAGCCCTATGAATGCaatgactgtgggaaaagtttcattgagagAACAAAACTTACtagacatcaggcaatccacacaggagagaaaccccataAATGCTTGGATTGTGGGAAAACTTTCAGTCAGAAGTCACAACTTCTTATACACGGGAGactgcacacaggagagagaccttataaatgccttgagtgtgggagaAGTTTTAGTCAGAGCTCAAATCTTGTTACACATCAGCGaacccacacgggagagagacctaatatatgccttgagtgtgggaaaaggtttAAGCACAGTTCATCCCTAATTAatcataggagaatccacacaggagagagaccgtataaatgccttgagtgtgggaaaagttttatggaaagttcatcGCTTACtaaacatgggagaatccacacgggagagagaccccataaatgCCTCGAGTGTGGGAAAGGTTTTATAGAAAGTTCATCCCTTACtaaacatgggagaatccacacaggagaaagaccctataaatgtcttgagtgtgggaaaagtttcagtttgaAATCAACCCTTAATTCACATCAGAAAACCCACGCAGAAGAGAAACCCCATAAATGCCTGGAGTGTGGGAACACTTTTGCTAGGCACTCATCCCTTATTAAACATGGAAGAATCCACATGGGggagagaccttataaatgctttgactgtggggaaagcttcaataagagCTCAGCGCTGaccaaacatcagagaatccacaaggGTGAGAGACCCTAG
- the LOC120393830 gene encoding zinc finger protein RFP-like, with protein sequence MAAENPVESLQKEATCPVCLEYFTEPVILECGHNLCRACISQCWDGSATAASCPQGRQTVQQGNLRPNRQLANMVEIAKQLSLQAAKGTGGDGVCGKHQEALELFCEEDQTPICVVCDRSRAHRAHMVVPIQKAAQEYKPKIQTQLKTLRAEREKLLGLKVTGEGKSQEYLKQTQTERQKIVSEFQQLRQFLKEQERLLLAQLEKLDEEIVRIRNENVNKLSEQISHLSELISELEGKCQKPASEFLQDVRSTLSRCEKRKLQQPEEISPELGEQVSGFSQKTIALLEALRKFKGT encoded by the exons atggctgcagagaaccccgTGGAAAGTCTCCAGAAGGAAGCGACATGTCCtgtctgtctggagtatttcacagaacctgtcatcctggagtgtgggcacaatctctgccgagcctgcatcagccagtgctgggatGGATCCGCtacagccgcctcctgccctcagggcagacaaactgtgcaacagggaaacctcaggcccaacaggcagctggcaaacATGGTAGAAATCGCCAAGCAActgagtttacaggcagcaaagggaacaggaggggacGGGGTTTGTGGGAAACACCAGGAGGCTCTAgaactgttctgtgaagaggatcaaactCCTATCTGTGTGGTGTGCGACAGATCCCGGGCTCACCGCGCTCACATGGTGGTTCCCATACAGAAGGCggcccaggagtacaag CCAAAAATCCAGACCCAATTGAAGACTCTGAGGGCAGAGcgagaaaagctgctgggattgaaagtgactggagaggggaaaagccaggagtatctg aaacaaacacaaaccgagaggcagaagattgtgtctgaatttcagcaactgcGGCAGTTCCTGaaggaacaagagcgactcctgctggcccaaCTGGAGAAGCTGGACGAGGAGATAGTGAGGATCCGGAATGAAAATGTCAATAAACTCTCCGAGCAGATTTCACATCTCAGTGAGCTGATCAGTGAGctggaggggaagtgtcagaagccagcgagtgaattcctgcag GATGTCAGAAGCACCTTGAGCAG gtgtgagaAGAGGAAGttgcagcagccagaggagatttctcctgaactggGAGAGCAAGTCAGTGGTTTCTCCCAGAAAACTATTGCGCTACTGGAGGCTCTGAGGAAGTTCAAAGGTACCTAG
- the LOC120393841 gene encoding zinc finger protein 436-like isoform X1, which translates to MRENYETVTSLGFPIPKPELITRLERGEEPWIPDLRACEEREIPRGTHTGAERGSENEEENQHEEVPGEVKPQGTFEGRAEGNFSQCLEEGEAWGNWHRSERLLGNHPEKKVDETIIYGGGDKDPTAQQTNPQEEKPYHCLQCGEQFILRSQLITHQTVHTGEKPHKCLDCGKSFSRSSHLIGHWRTHTGERPYKCLHCGKSFTESSHLIRHQRIHTGDKPHQCLHCGKSFIQKTDLLSHQTIHTGEKPYKCLDCGKSFNNRSNLTKHRQIHTRERPYKCLDCGESFSHKSDLTEHWRIRRGERPYKCLDCGKSFTQRSGLVTHQRIHTGEKPYKCLDCGKSFTHRSARNRHQTVHTGERPHKCLECGNNFTRRSALITHQATHTGERPHKCLDCGKSFPHRSSLIRHQASHTGERPYKCLDCGKSFMHRSNLILHQRIHTGYKPHECLACGKSFSKSSNLTKHRKTHKGESNPMNSLTAGKDSIQAHTSAIQTTVGP; encoded by the exons atgcggGAGAattatgagactgtgacctcactgg GAttccccattcccaaacctgagctgatcacccggctggaacgaggggaagagccatggatCCCTGATCTCCGGGCCTGCGAGGAAAGAGAGATACCAAGGGGCACCCACACAG gtgctgagcgagggagtgagaacgaggaggagaatcAACATGAGGAAGTTCCTGGGGAAGTGAAACCACAGGGGACCTTTGAGGGAAgagctgaagggaatttttcccagtgcttggaagagggagaagcctggggaaattggcacaggtcagagaggctgctgggaaaCCACCCAGAGAAGAAAGTGGATGAAACTATTATATATGGGGGTGGAGACAAGGAtcccacagcccagcagacaaatcCTCAGGAAGAGAAGCCGTACCACTGCCTCCAGTGTGGGGAACAATTCATTCTGAGATCACAGCTCATTACACATCAAACAGTCCATACTGGAGAGAAACCCCATAAGtgcctggactgtgggaaaagttttagcCGTAGCTCACACCTCATTGGACATTGGAGGACCCACACTggggagagaccctataaatgcctccACTGTGGGAAGAGTTTCACtgagagctcacaccttattcgACATCAGAGGATTCACACGGGAGATAAACCTCATCAGTGCctgcactgtgggaaaagtttcattcagAAAACAGACCTTCTatcacatcagacaatccacacaggagagaagccctataaatgcttggactgtgggaaaagcttcaataacCGCTCAAACCTTACTAAGCATCGGcaaatccacacaagagagagaccttataaatgcctGGACTGTGGGGAAAGTTTCAGCCACAAATCAGACCTTACTGAACACTGGCGAATCCGgagaggagaaagaccctataaatgcctcgattgcgggaaaagtttcacacaGAGATCAGGCCTtgttacacatcagagaatccacacaggagagaaaccctataagtgcttagactgtgggaaaagtttcacacaCAGATCGGCCCGTAATAGACATCagacagtccacacaggagagagaccccataagtgcttggagtgtgggaacaATTTCACACGGAGATCagcccttattacacatcaggcaACCCACACAGgcgagagaccccataagtgcttggactgtgggaaaagtttcccaCACAGATCATCCCTTATTAGACACCAGGCGAGCCACACGggagaaagaccctataaatgcctcgactgtgggaaaagtttcatgcaCAGATCAAAcctcatcttacatcagagaatccacacgggctATAAACCTCATGAATGCCTTgcttgtgggaaaagcttcagtaagAGCTCAAACCTCACTAAACATCGGAAAACCCACAAGGGTGAGAGCAACCCTATGAATAGCTTGACTGCAGGAAAAGATTCAATCCAAGCTCACACTTCAGCGATACAGACAACAGTGGGACCTTGA